The Breoghania sp. genome has a segment encoding these proteins:
- the rplF gene encoding 50S ribosomal protein L6 yields MSRIGKKAVPVPNGVTATIDGQRVEVKGPKGQLDFVLNEFVVAEMTDDGIKVDPREDSKQARAMWGMSRTMVQNIVKGVSEGFEKKLEITGVGYRAQMQGKNLQLALGFSHDVVYEIPEGITVACPKPTEIVISGIEKQKVGQVAAEIREYRPPEPYKGKGVRYADEFIVRKEGKKK; encoded by the coding sequence ATGTCTCGTATTGGCAAAAAGGCTGTCCCCGTGCCGAACGGTGTGACCGCAACGATTGACGGACAACGGGTCGAAGTGAAAGGCCCGAAGGGTCAACTCGATTTTGTCCTCAATGAGTTCGTCGTCGCTGAGATGACGGACGACGGCATCAAGGTTGATCCGCGCGAAGACAGCAAGCAGGCGCGCGCGATGTGGGGCATGTCCCGCACGATGGTTCAGAACATCGTCAAGGGTGTCTCCGAGGGCTTTGAGAAGAAGCTGGAAATCACCGGCGTCGGTTACCGCGCTCAGATGCAGGGCAAGAACCTGCAGCTCGCGCTTGGTTTCTCGCACGACGTGGTCTACGAGATCCCCGAGGGGATCACGGTGGCCTGTCCGAAGCCGACTGAAATCGTGATTTCGGGCATCGAGAAGCAGAAGGTCGGCCAGGTCGCGGCCGAGATTCGCGAATATCGGCCGCCGGAGCCCTATAAGGGCAAGGGTGTGCGCTATGCGGACGAATTCATCGTTCGCAAAGAAGGCAAGAAGAAGTAA
- the rplR gene encoding 50S ribosomal protein L18 — MAKTKNTFDRRRDRVRRSIKAVANGRPRLSVFRSSKNIYAQIIDDANGHTVAAASTLDKDLREGLKTGADTSAASAVGKLIAERAVKAGIKQVVFDRGGYIYHGRVKALADAAREGGLEF; from the coding sequence ATGGCGAAGACCAAGAATACTTTCGACCGTCGCCGCGATCGCGTGCGCCGTTCGATCAAGGCGGTGGCGAACGGACGTCCGCGTCTGTCCGTCTTCCGTTCTTCGAAGAACATCTATGCCCAGATCATCGACGACGCGAACGGTCACACCGTGGCCGCCGCTTCGACGCTGGACAAGGATCTGCGCGAAGGTCTGAAGACCGGTGCGGATACTTCTGCCGCCAGCGCCGTCGGCAAGCTGATTGCCGAGCGCGCCGTGAAGGCCGGCATCAAGCAGGTCGTTTTTGACCGCGGTGGCTACATTTATCACGGGCGCGTCAAGGCGCTCGCCGACGCCGCTCGCGAAGGCGGTCTTGAATTCTGA
- the rpsE gene encoding 30S ribosomal protein S5 — MARQDNRDRDRGEERDSEFVDKLVHINRVAKVVKGGRRFGFAALVVVGDQKGRVGFGHGKAREVPEAIRKATEAAKRGLVRVPLREGRTLHHDVAGRHGAGKVLLRAAPPGTGIIAGGPMRAVFETLGVQDVVAKSLGSSNPYNMVRATFDALKQEDSPRSVAARRGMKVSTLQARRRDLDDAGAAGAEG, encoded by the coding sequence ATGGCTAGACAGGACAACCGGGATCGGGACCGCGGCGAAGAGCGCGACAGCGAATTCGTTGATAAGCTGGTCCACATCAACCGCGTCGCAAAGGTGGTGAAGGGCGGCCGTCGTTTCGGCTTTGCCGCTCTCGTCGTCGTCGGCGACCAGAAGGGCCGGGTGGGCTTCGGTCACGGCAAGGCACGTGAAGTGCCGGAAGCAATTCGCAAGGCAACCGAAGCTGCAAAGCGTGGCCTCGTCCGGGTGCCGCTTCGCGAAGGCCGCACGCTGCATCACGATGTGGCTGGCCGTCACGGCGCGGGCAAGGTTCTGCTTCGTGCAGCACCTCCGGGCACCGGTATCATCGCGGGCGGCCCGATGCGCGCCGTCTTCGAGACGCTCGGTGTGCAGGACGTCGTTGCGAAGTCGCTTGGCTCGTCCAACCCGTACAACATGGTTCGTGCGACGTTCGATGCACTGAAGCAGGAAGACAGCCCCCGTTCCGTGGCAGCACGCCGCGGCATGAAGGTGTCGACCCTTCAGGCTCGCCGTCGTGATCTCGATGATGCCGGCGCAGCCGGCGCCGAGGGTTGA
- the rpmD gene encoding 50S ribosomal protein L30, which translates to MAKSEKTITVEQIGSPIRRPVDQRATLVGLGLNKMHRRSTLEDTPAVRGMIRKVQHLVRVVEDA; encoded by the coding sequence ATGGCGAAAAGCGAAAAGACCATTACGGTCGAGCAGATCGGCAGCCCCATCCGGCGTCCGGTTGATCAGCGTGCGACGCTGGTCGGTCTCGGCCTCAACAAGATGCACCGTCGGAGCACCCTTGAGGATACGCCCGCAGTGCGCGGCATGATCCGGAAGGTCCAGCACCTTGTGCGCGTCGTTGAAGACGCGTAA
- the rplO gene encoding 50S ribosomal protein L15: protein MKLNDLRDNPGANPSRTRVGRGIGSGKGKTGGRGVKGQKSRSGVAIKGFEGGQMPLHRRLPKRGFTNIFAKDFNIVSLGRVQTAIDAGKLDAKATVTAEALKAAGVLRRVKDGVRLLADGELKAGVTFEVAGASRSAIEAVEKAGGKVNVIVKKTAAEEA, encoded by the coding sequence ATGAAACTCAACGATCTGCGCGACAATCCGGGTGCAAACCCGTCTCGCACCCGCGTCGGCCGTGGTATCGGCTCGGGCAAGGGCAAGACGGGCGGACGCGGCGTCAAGGGCCAGAAGTCTCGCTCCGGCGTGGCTATCAAGGGCTTCGAGGGCGGTCAGATGCCGCTGCATCGTCGCCTGCCGAAGCGCGGCTTCACGAACATCTTCGCCAAGGACTTCAACATCGTCAGCCTGGGCCGGGTGCAGACCGCGATCGACGCGGGCAAGCTCGACGCCAAGGCAACAGTGACGGCTGAAGCCCTGAAGGCTGCCGGTGTGCTGCGCCGCGTCAAGGACGGTGTCCGTCTTCTGGCCGACGGCGAGCTGAAGGCCGGCGTGACCTTCGAGGTTGCGGGCGCTTCGCGTTCCGCGATCGAGGCGGTCGAGAAGGCCGGCGGCAAGGTCAACGTCATCGTCAAGAAGACGGCGGCCGAAGAGGCCTGA
- the secY gene encoding preprotein translocase subunit SecY has translation MASAAEQLASNINFSAFSKATELKKRIWFTLGALLVYRLGTHIPMPGINPEALAQLFSQQQSGIIGMFNMFAGGAVGRMAIFALGIMPYISASIIIQLMTTVVPSLEQLKKEGEQGRKVINQWTRYITVILATAQAYGIAVGLEGSSNVVLDPGMFFRLTSVVTLVGGTMFLMWLGEQITSRGIGNGISLIIFSGIVAGLPTSIASTLELGRQGALSSIIILGIVVVAVVVIGVIVFVERAQRRLLIQYPKRQQGNRMFEGNTSFLPLKLNTAGVIPPIFASSLLLVPATVANFASGTGPEWLTTMTAILGHGQPLYMVLYAAMIIFFAFFYTAIMFNPADTADNLKKHGGFIPGIRPGERTAQYIDYVLTRITVLGAIYLVLVCLLPEFLISATGVPFYFGGTSLLIVVSVTMDTVSQVQGHLLAHQYEGLVKKSKLRGKRR, from the coding sequence ATGGCGTCTGCGGCTGAACAACTCGCGTCTAACATCAATTTTTCCGCCTTCTCGAAGGCTACGGAACTGAAGAAGCGTATCTGGTTCACACTAGGTGCGCTGCTTGTCTATCGGCTTGGGACACATATCCCGATGCCGGGCATCAACCCGGAAGCGCTGGCTCAGCTCTTCAGCCAGCAGCAGAGCGGCATCATCGGCATGTTCAACATGTTCGCCGGTGGCGCCGTCGGCCGTATGGCGATCTTCGCGCTGGGCATCATGCCCTACATCTCCGCCTCCATTATCATTCAGCTCATGACCACGGTCGTGCCGAGCCTTGAGCAGCTGAAGAAGGAAGGCGAGCAGGGGCGCAAGGTCATCAACCAATGGACCCGGTACATCACGGTGATTCTGGCGACCGCGCAGGCTTATGGCATTGCTGTCGGTCTGGAGGGATCGTCGAACGTGGTTCTGGATCCGGGAATGTTCTTCCGGTTGACCTCGGTCGTCACCCTTGTCGGCGGCACCATGTTCCTGATGTGGCTGGGTGAGCAGATCACTTCGCGCGGCATCGGCAACGGCATCTCGCTGATCATCTTTTCCGGTATTGTCGCCGGTCTGCCGACCAGCATTGCCAGTACTCTGGAACTTGGTCGTCAGGGCGCGCTGTCGAGCATCATCATTCTCGGCATCGTCGTGGTCGCCGTCGTGGTGATCGGCGTGATCGTGTTCGTGGAGCGTGCGCAGCGTCGGCTGCTGATCCAGTACCCGAAGCGTCAGCAGGGCAACCGCATGTTCGAGGGCAACACCTCGTTCCTGCCGCTGAAGCTGAACACAGCGGGCGTCATTCCGCCGATCTTCGCGTCGTCGCTCCTTCTGGTGCCGGCCACGGTAGCCAATTTCGCCTCCGGCACAGGCCCGGAGTGGCTGACGACCATGACCGCGATTCTCGGTCACGGGCAGCCGCTCTACATGGTCCTCTATGCCGCGATGATCATTTTCTTCGCCTTCTTCTACACCGCGATCATGTTCAATCCGGCTGATACCGCGGACAATCTGAAGAAGCATGGCGGGTTCATTCCGGGCATCCGTCCGGGCGAACGAACCGCCCAGTACATTGATTACGTTCTGACGCGCATCACCGTGCTTGGAGCGATCTATCTTGTTCTGGTCTGCCTCTTGCCCGAATTTCTAATTTCCGCGACCGGCGTTCCGTTCTATTTCGGTGGTACGTCTCTGCTGATTGTTGTCAGCGTTACGATGGATACGGTCTCGCAAGTTCAGGGTCATCTGCTGGCGCACCAGTACGAGGGCCTGGTCAAGAAATCGAAGCTCAGGGGTAAGCGCCGATGA
- a CDS encoding adenylate kinase translates to MKLILLGPPGAGKGTQAERLVKKHGIVQLSTGDMLRAAVAAGTPIGLQAKEVMDRGDLVSDDIIVKIIEDRTAEPDCANGYILDGFPRTIAQAEALEDMLAKQGTALTAVIELRVDDEILVSRIETRARETGGARADDNVETLRKRMEVYHAQTAPLVSFYEKRGMLRSVDGMKSIDDVAGQIDALLGEAATA, encoded by the coding sequence ATGAAACTCATCCTCTTAGGTCCGCCGGGTGCCGGAAAAGGCACCCAGGCCGAACGGCTGGTCAAGAAGCACGGCATTGTGCAGCTTTCCACCGGCGACATGCTGCGCGCGGCGGTGGCCGCGGGTACGCCGATCGGATTGCAGGCCAAGGAAGTGATGGATCGCGGCGATCTCGTCTCCGACGACATCATCGTGAAGATCATCGAGGATCGTACGGCGGAACCCGATTGCGCCAACGGCTACATCCTCGACGGCTTCCCGCGCACGATCGCGCAGGCGGAGGCTCTCGAAGACATGCTGGCGAAGCAGGGCACAGCCCTGACGGCGGTGATCGAGCTTCGGGTCGATGACGAGATTCTCGTCAGCCGAATCGAGACCCGGGCTCGCGAGACGGGCGGGGCTCGTGCCGACGACAATGTGGAGACCCTGCGCAAGCGCATGGAAGTCTACCACGCGCAGACGGCGCCGCTTGTGAGCTTCTACGAAAAGCGCGGCATGCTGCGTTCTGTCGATGGCATGAAGTCCATCGATGACGTTGCTGGTCAGATCGATGCGCTTCTCGGTGAAGCCGCGACAGCCTGA
- the rpsM gene encoding 30S ribosomal protein S13, with product MARIAGVNIPTNKRVVIALQYIHGIGAAKAKDIIEKVNIAPERRVNELSDAEVIQIRETIDRDFLVEGDLRRETAMNIKRLMDLGCYRGLRHRRGLPVRGQRTHTNARTRKGPAKPIAGKKK from the coding sequence GTGGCCCGTATTGCTGGCGTCAACATCCCGACGAACAAGCGCGTTGTCATCGCGCTGCAGTACATTCACGGCATCGGCGCTGCCAAGGCGAAGGATATCATCGAAAAGGTGAATATCGCGCCCGAACGCCGCGTCAACGAGCTGTCTGATGCCGAAGTGATCCAGATCCGTGAAACCATCGACCGCGATTTCCTGGTCGAAGGCGATCTGCGTCGCGAGACTGCGATGAACATCAAGCGGCTGATGGACCTGGGTTGCTACCGCGGCCTGCGTCATCGCCGTGGCCTGCCGGTGCGCGGTCAGCGCACCCACACGAATGCCCGTACCCGCAAGGGTCCGGCAAAGCCGATTGCCGGCAAGAAGAAGTAA
- the rpsK gene encoding 30S ribosomal protein S11 gives MAKEPGRVRRRERKNITSGVAHVNSTFNNTLITITDAQGNAISWSSAGMMGFKGSRKSTPYAAQMAAEDAAKKAQEHGMRTLEVEVRGPGSGRESALRALQAAGFTITSIRDVTPIPHNGCRPPKRRRV, from the coding sequence ATGGCGAAAGAACCCGGCCGCGTACGCCGCCGTGAGCGCAAGAACATCACTTCTGGTGTTGCGCATGTGAATTCCACGTTCAACAACACGCTCATCACGATCACCGATGCGCAGGGAAATGCGATTTCCTGGTCGTCGGCCGGCATGATGGGTTTCAAGGGCTCGCGTAAGTCCACTCCCTACGCCGCACAGATGGCTGCCGAAGATGCCGCCAAGAAGGCGCAGGAACACGGCATGCGCACCCTTGAGGTCGAGGTTCGCGGTCCCGGTTCGGGGCGTGAGTCCGCTCTGCGCGCGCTGCAGGCCGCCGGGTTCACCATCACGTCCATCCGCGACGTGACTCCGATCCCGCACAATGGCTGCCGTCCGCCGAAGCGTCGCCGCGTCTAG
- a CDS encoding DNA-directed RNA polymerase subunit alpha, whose protein sequence is MTIQKNWQELIKPTKLDIKPGNDPRRVATVVAEPLERGFGLTLGNALRRVLLSSLQGAAVTAVQIDGVLHEFSSIPGVREDVTDIVLNIKEIALKMQGEGPKRMVLRKQGPGTVTAGDIQTVGDIEILNPEHPLCTLDEGTEIRMEFTVDTGKGYVAADRNRPEDAPIGLIAVDSLYSPVRKVSYKVENTREGQVLDYDKVTLTVETDGSIKPEDAVAFAARILQDQLSIFVTFEEPEKVVTEEAVPELAFNPALLKKVDELELSVRSANCLKNDNIVYIGDLIQKTEAEMLRTPNFGRKSLNEIKEVLAQMGLHLGMEVPNWPPENIEELAKRYEEHHY, encoded by the coding sequence GTGACTATTCAGAAGAACTGGCAAGAGCTGATCAAGCCGACGAAGCTCGACATCAAGCCGGGTAACGATCCGCGCCGCGTGGCAACGGTCGTTGCGGAGCCGCTGGAACGCGGTTTCGGCCTGACGCTGGGCAATGCCCTGCGCCGCGTGCTGCTGTCCTCTCTGCAGGGCGCCGCCGTGACCGCAGTGCAGATCGACGGTGTGCTGCACGAGTTCTCGTCCATCCCGGGCGTGCGTGAGGACGTGACTGATATCGTCCTCAACATCAAGGAAATCGCCCTGAAGATGCAGGGCGAGGGACCGAAGCGCATGGTCCTGCGCAAGCAGGGGCCGGGCACCGTTACCGCCGGTGACATCCAGACCGTGGGTGATATCGAGATCCTCAACCCCGAGCATCCGCTTTGCACGCTCGACGAGGGGACCGAAATCCGCATGGAGTTCACCGTCGATACGGGCAAGGGCTATGTCGCAGCCGACCGCAACCGTCCGGAAGATGCTCCGATCGGCCTCATCGCCGTCGACAGCCTCTATTCTCCGGTGCGCAAGGTTTCCTACAAGGTCGAGAACACCCGTGAGGGCCAGGTTCTGGACTATGACAAGGTGACCCTGACGGTCGAGACAGACGGTTCGATCAAGCCGGAAGATGCGGTGGCTTTCGCGGCGCGCATCCTTCAAGACCAGCTCTCCATCTTCGTGACATTCGAAGAGCCGGAGAAGGTGGTGACCGAAGAGGCCGTGCCGGAGCTGGCGTTCAACCCGGCGCTGCTCAAGAAGGTCGACGAGCTCGAACTTTCGGTGCGTTCTGCCAACTGCCTGAAGAACGACAACATCGTTTATATCGGTGACCTCATTCAGAAGACCGAAGCGGAAATGCTCCGCACGCCGAACTTCGGCCGCAAGTCGCTGAACGAGATCAAGGAAGTGCTGGCTCAGATGGGCCTCCATCTCGGTATGGAAGTTCCCAATTGGCCGCCGGAGAACATCGAAGAACTCGCCAAGCGCTACGAAGAGCATCACTATTGA
- the rplQ gene encoding 50S ribosomal protein L17, producing the protein MRHGKSGRKLNRTASHRKAMFANMAASLIKHEQIVTTLPKAKELKPIVDKLVTLGKRGDLHARRQAISQIRDVATVAKLFDTLGERYKERNGGYTRVLKAGFRYGDNAPMAVIELVDRDPAAKGSEDRARAEAEEAAGEEVAA; encoded by the coding sequence ATGCGCCACGGTAAGTCCGGTCGCAAGCTCAACCGTACCGCGAGCCACCGCAAGGCGATGTTCGCCAACATGGCAGCCTCGCTGATCAAGCACGAGCAGATCGTCACCACCCTGCCCAAGGCCAAGGAGCTGAAGCCCATCGTGGACAAGCTCGTCACCCTCGGCAAGCGCGGCGACCTGCATGCCCGTCGTCAGGCCATTTCGCAGATCCGCGACGTGGCGACGGTGGCCAAGCTGTTCGATACGCTCGGCGAGCGCTACAAGGAGCGCAACGGCGGTTACACCCGCGTGCTCAAGGCGGGTTTCCGCTATGGCGACAATGCACCGATGGCCGTGATCGAACTGGTCGATCGCGATCCGGCTGCAAAGGGTTCGGAAGACCGTGCCCGCGCTGAGGCCGAAGAGGCCGCCGGTGAGGAAGTGGCTGCGTAA